The following are from one region of the Streptomyces tuirus genome:
- a CDS encoding small secreted protein produces MEGTKPVNKKLAAALSGGAVLVLALSGCGGDDSNDKLDSWAKQVCDAVQPQAKKIESANAAIQKETSDNSTPEDVQKTDAKAFQDMSDAYKAIGAAVNKAGAPDVENGEKKQQDAVKELNAISAAYASLKKQVDNLDTKDQGKFADGLKDIATELDKLSQSGNDALRNLEEGEVGQAMAKQPSCKAATAPAGTTQS; encoded by the coding sequence ATGGAAGGGACCAAACCGGTGAACAAGAAGCTCGCGGCCGCACTGTCCGGCGGTGCGGTACTGGTACTGGCGCTGTCGGGCTGCGGCGGCGACGACAGCAACGACAAGCTCGACTCCTGGGCCAAGCAGGTCTGTGACGCCGTACAGCCGCAGGCCAAGAAGATCGAGTCGGCCAATGCGGCGATCCAGAAGGAGACCTCGGACAACAGCACGCCCGAGGATGTCCAGAAGACCGATGCAAAGGCCTTCCAGGACATGTCCGACGCCTACAAGGCGATCGGGGCCGCCGTGAACAAGGCCGGGGCCCCGGACGTCGAGAACGGCGAGAAGAAGCAGCAGGACGCGGTCAAGGAGCTCAACGCGATCTCCGCCGCGTACGCCTCCCTGAAGAAGCAGGTCGACAACCTGGACACCAAGGACCAGGGCAAGTTCGCCGACGGTCTGAAGGACATCGCCACCGAGCTGGACAAGCTGAGCCAGAGCGGCAACGACGCCCTCAGGAACCTGGAGGAGGGCGAGGTCGGCCAGGCGATGGCCAAGCAGCCCAGCTGCAAGGCGGCCACGGCGCCGGCCGGGACCACGCAGAGCTGA
- a CDS encoding DUF7059 domain-containing protein — translation MGGVSNASQSPLPPLPASDRPDVAARLRDALLAASFTADGLLELLGAPAYAALARSETVPALRATRGDTPLEMLVRLFLLQQPVPQARVAEVLPVDACLESGWLARAGAGELAATVDVRPYGGPGGEDWFIVSDLGCAVGGAGGIGRREEGVVLGVGGASTTLAGITVRTPAAAALDLGTGSGIQALHAAQHATRVVATDLNPRALHITALTLALSATSAVERREGSLFEPVRGDETFDLIVSNPPFVISPGARLTYRDGGMGGDDLCRTLVQEAGERLNEGGLAQFLANWQHVEGEDWQDRLRSWVPRGCDAWIVQREVQDVNQYAELWLRDAGDHQGDTAEYQARYDAWLDEFEARKVKAVGFGWITLRRTSAAVPSLTVEEWPHPVEQPLGDTIRAHFDRLDHLRDHDDAALLEGHFRLAAEIVQEQVGLPGAEDPEHVVLRQNRGMRRATRVDTVGAGFAGVCDGTMSAGRILDAIAQLIGEDPVMLRDRTPAQIRLLVEQGFLEPVR, via the coding sequence ATGGGGGGCGTGAGTAACGCCAGCCAGTCACCCCTGCCCCCGCTGCCCGCCTCCGACCGTCCCGATGTCGCCGCCCGGCTCCGTGACGCCCTGCTCGCGGCCTCCTTCACCGCCGACGGACTGCTCGAACTGCTCGGCGCCCCCGCGTACGCGGCACTGGCCCGGAGCGAGACCGTACCCGCCCTGCGGGCCACCCGCGGGGACACGCCGCTGGAGATGCTCGTCCGGCTGTTTCTGCTCCAGCAGCCCGTGCCGCAGGCGCGCGTGGCGGAGGTCCTGCCCGTGGACGCCTGTCTGGAGAGCGGCTGGCTGGCCCGGGCCGGTGCCGGCGAACTCGCCGCCACCGTGGACGTCCGGCCCTACGGCGGGCCCGGCGGCGAGGACTGGTTCATCGTGTCGGACCTCGGCTGCGCGGTCGGCGGCGCCGGCGGGATCGGCCGGCGTGAGGAAGGGGTCGTCCTCGGAGTCGGCGGCGCCTCCACGACCCTCGCCGGCATCACCGTCCGTACGCCCGCCGCCGCGGCGCTCGACCTCGGCACGGGCTCCGGCATCCAGGCCCTGCACGCGGCGCAGCACGCCACGCGCGTGGTGGCCACCGACCTCAACCCGCGCGCCCTGCACATCACCGCCCTCACGCTGGCGCTGTCCGCCACCTCGGCCGTCGAACGGCGCGAGGGTTCCCTCTTCGAACCGGTCCGCGGCGACGAGACCTTCGACCTGATCGTGTCCAACCCGCCCTTCGTCATTTCCCCCGGCGCCCGGCTCACCTACCGGGACGGCGGGATGGGCGGGGACGATCTGTGCCGCACGCTCGTTCAGGAGGCAGGGGAGCGGCTGAACGAGGGAGGGCTCGCGCAGTTCCTCGCCAACTGGCAGCACGTGGAAGGGGAGGACTGGCAGGACAGGCTCAGGTCATGGGTGCCCCGGGGCTGCGACGCGTGGATCGTGCAGCGCGAGGTGCAGGACGTCAATCAGTACGCCGAGCTGTGGCTGCGTGACGCGGGCGACCACCAGGGCGACACGGCGGAGTACCAGGCGCGGTACGACGCATGGCTCGACGAGTTCGAGGCGCGCAAGGTGAAGGCCGTCGGCTTCGGCTGGATCACCCTGCGCAGGACGAGCGCCGCCGTGCCCTCGCTCACGGTGGAGGAGTGGCCGCACCCGGTGGAGCAGCCGCTCGGCGACACGATCCGGGCCCACTTCGACCGGCTCGACCACCTGCGCGACCACGACGACGCCGCTCTGCTCGAAGGACACTTCCGGCTCGCCGCCGAGATCGTGCAGGAGCAGGTCGGGCTGCCCGGCGCGGAGGATCCCGAGCACGTCGTGCTGCGCCAGAACCGCGGCATGCGCCGGGCGACCCGGGTGGACACCGTCGGCGCGGGATTCGCGGGCGTCTGCGACGGCACGATGAGCGCGGGCCGCATCCTCGACGCCATCGCCCAGCTGATCGGCGAGGACCCGGTCATGCTGCGCGACCGCACACCGGCCCAGATCCGGCTGCTCGTCGAGCAGGGCTTCCTGGAGCCGGTCCGCTGA
- the topA gene encoding type I DNA topoisomerase produces the protein MSPTSETAKGGRRLVIVESPAKAKTIKGYLGPGYIVEASVGHIRDLPNGAAEVPEKYTGEVRRLGVDVEHDFQPIYVVNADKKAQVKKLKDLLKESDELFLATDEDREGEAIAWHLQEVLKPKVPVKRMVFHEITKAAIQAAVANPRQLNQKLVDAQETRRILDRLYGYEVSPVLWKKVMPRLSAGRVQSVATRLVVERERERIAFRSAEYWDLTGTFATGRAGDSSDPSSLVARLQTVDGRRVAQGRDFDSLGQLKSANTLHLDEANARALAAALEQTRFAVRSVESKPYRRSPYAPFRTTTMQQEASRKLGFGAKATMQVAQKLYENGYITYMRTDSTTLSDTAVAAARAQVTQLYGADYLPPQPRTYAGKVKNAQEAHEAIRPSGDRFRTPAETGLTGDQFKLYELIWKRTVASQMKDATGNSVTVKIGGTAADGRDVEFSASGKTITFHGFLKAYVEGADDPNAELDDRERRLPQVSEGDALSAQEITVDGHATKPPARYTEASLVKELEEREIGRPSTYASIIGTILDRGYVFKKGTALVPSFLSFAVVNLLEKHFGRLVDYDFTAKMEDDLDRIARGEAQAVPWLKRFYFGEGTVSGAAADAGNGDGDHLGGLKELVTDLGAIDAREVSSFPVGNDIVLRVGRYGPYIERGEKDTEQHQRADIPDDLAPDELTVDLAEELLAKPSGDYELGTDPATGHTIVAKDGRYGPYVTEILPEGTPKTGKNAVKPRTASLFKTMSLDTVTLDDALKLMSLPRVVGVDPEGQEITAQNGRYGPYLKKGTDSRSLQSEEQLFTITLEEALAIYAQPKQRGRAAAKPPLKELGTDPVSEKPVVVKDGRFGPYVTDGETNATLRSGDSVEEITPERGFELLAEKRAKGPAKKTAKKAVKKAPAKKTTTAKKTTAKKTAAKKTTTAKKTTAKKTTTAKKTAAKTATATKSTED, from the coding sequence TTGTCCCCGACCAGCGAGACCGCGAAGGGCGGCCGCCGACTCGTCATCGTCGAGTCGCCTGCCAAGGCGAAGACGATCAAGGGCTATCTCGGCCCCGGCTACATCGTCGAGGCGAGCGTCGGGCACATCCGCGACCTTCCCAACGGCGCCGCCGAGGTGCCCGAGAAGTACACCGGCGAGGTCCGCCGCCTCGGTGTGGACGTCGAACACGACTTCCAGCCGATCTATGTGGTCAACGCCGACAAGAAGGCACAGGTCAAGAAGCTCAAGGACCTGCTGAAGGAGTCCGACGAACTCTTCCTCGCCACCGATGAGGACCGCGAGGGCGAGGCCATCGCCTGGCATCTCCAGGAGGTGCTCAAGCCCAAGGTCCCGGTCAAGCGGATGGTCTTCCACGAGATCACCAAGGCCGCGATCCAGGCCGCCGTCGCCAACCCGCGCCAGCTCAACCAGAAGCTCGTCGACGCCCAGGAGACCCGCCGCATCCTCGACCGCCTCTACGGCTACGAGGTCTCGCCGGTCCTGTGGAAGAAGGTCATGCCGCGGCTGTCCGCGGGCCGCGTCCAGTCCGTCGCCACCCGGCTCGTGGTGGAGCGGGAACGCGAGCGCATCGCCTTTCGTTCGGCTGAGTACTGGGACCTGACGGGCACCTTCGCGACCGGCCGCGCCGGAGACTCGTCGGACCCGTCGTCGCTGGTCGCGCGCCTGCAGACCGTCGACGGCAGGCGGGTCGCACAGGGCCGCGACTTCGACTCCCTCGGACAACTGAAGAGCGCGAACACCCTCCACCTCGACGAGGCGAACGCCCGCGCCCTGGCCGCCGCCCTGGAGCAGACGCGGTTCGCCGTCCGCTCGGTCGAGTCCAAGCCGTACCGCCGCTCGCCGTACGCCCCGTTCCGTACGACGACGATGCAGCAGGAGGCCAGCCGCAAGCTCGGCTTCGGCGCGAAGGCCACCATGCAGGTCGCGCAGAAGCTGTACGAGAACGGCTACATCACCTACATGCGTACGGACTCCACGACCCTGAGCGACACGGCGGTCGCCGCCGCCCGCGCCCAGGTCACGCAGCTGTACGGCGCCGACTACCTGCCGCCGCAGCCGAGGACGTACGCCGGGAAGGTCAAGAACGCGCAGGAGGCCCACGAGGCGATCCGCCCCTCGGGTGATCGTTTCCGCACTCCCGCCGAGACCGGACTGACCGGTGACCAGTTCAAGCTGTACGAGCTGATCTGGAAGCGGACCGTCGCCTCCCAGATGAAGGACGCGACCGGCAACAGCGTCACGGTGAAGATCGGCGGCACGGCGGCCGACGGCCGGGACGTCGAGTTCAGCGCGTCCGGCAAGACGATCACCTTCCACGGCTTCCTCAAGGCCTACGTCGAGGGTGCCGACGACCCGAACGCCGAGCTGGACGACCGCGAGCGCCGGCTGCCCCAGGTCTCCGAGGGCGACGCCCTGAGCGCGCAGGAGATCACGGTCGACGGGCACGCCACCAAGCCCCCGGCCCGCTACACCGAGGCCTCCCTGGTCAAGGAGCTGGAAGAGCGGGAGATCGGCCGCCCGTCGACGTACGCGTCGATCATCGGCACGATCCTCGACCGCGGCTACGTGTTCAAGAAGGGCACGGCCCTGGTGCCGTCCTTCCTGTCCTTCGCCGTGGTCAACCTCCTGGAGAAGCACTTCGGGCGGCTCGTCGACTACGACTTCACCGCCAAGATGGAGGACGACCTCGACCGCATCGCCCGCGGTGAGGCCCAGGCCGTGCCGTGGCTGAAGCGGTTCTACTTCGGCGAGGGCACCGTCAGCGGGGCCGCGGCCGATGCCGGCAACGGCGACGGGGACCACCTCGGCGGCCTCAAGGAGCTGGTGACGGACCTGGGCGCGATCGACGCGCGCGAGGTGTCGTCCTTCCCGGTGGGCAACGACATCGTGCTGCGGGTCGGCCGCTACGGGCCGTACATCGAGCGCGGCGAGAAGGACACCGAGCAGCACCAGCGCGCCGACATCCCCGACGACCTGGCGCCCGACGAGCTGACCGTCGACCTCGCGGAGGAACTGCTCGCCAAGCCGAGCGGCGACTACGAGCTGGGCACGGACCCGGCCACCGGCCACACGATCGTCGCCAAGGACGGCCGCTACGGCCCGTACGTGACGGAGATCCTCCCCGAGGGCACCCCGAAGACGGGCAAGAACGCGGTCAAGCCGCGTACGGCGTCCCTGTTCAAGACCATGTCCCTCGACACGGTCACCCTCGACGACGCCCTGAAGCTGATGTCGCTGCCGCGTGTCGTCGGCGTCGACCCCGAGGGCCAGGAGATCACCGCGCAGAACGGCCGCTACGGTCCGTACCTGAAGAAGGGCACGGACTCGCGCTCGCTCCAGTCCGAGGAGCAGCTCTTCACGATCACGCTGGAGGAGGCGCTGGCGATCTACGCCCAGCCCAAGCAGCGTGGCCGGGCCGCGGCCAAGCCGCCGCTGAAGGAGCTGGGCACCGACCCGGTCAGCGAGAAGCCGGTCGTGGTCAAGGACGGCCGCTTCGGCCCGTACGTCACCGACGGGGAGACCAACGCGACCCTGCGCTCCGGCGACAGCGTCGAGGAGATCACCCCGGAGCGCGGTTTCGAGCTGCTTGCCGAGAAGCGCGCCAAGGGGCCGGCGAAGAAGACCGCGAAGAAGGCGGTCAAGAAGGCACCGGCCAAGAAGACGACGACGGCGAAGAAGACGACGGCCAAGAAGACCGCGGCGAAGAAGACCACCACCGCGAAGAAGACGACGGCCAAGAAGACCACCACCGCGAAGAAGACGGCCGCCAAGACGGCCACCGCCACCAAGTCCACGGAGGACTGA
- the tmk gene encoding dTMP kinase — protein sequence MTRADHQTAPQPAPDDALVADSRERAVRALLRRPQLKRLWSAQLVGGVGDTLALLVLVVLALQAAVAEGSFGGGYRGVAFAVATVFGVRILATLLFGAVLLGPLTALTSQDGPLDRRWTMVGADGLRAALLIVAPLWIDWTPENALAVLLVTAFVAGVAERFWTVCRESAAPALLPAPPPEGATVRPLPDHMDALRRLSLRTGFVAIPLAAVALVVASLFNNVLGAGIDWFGQHQAALASYVAAGLFAASLSVLTFLELPGTRTPRARSPLEGLRRPRTGTGSDKGRTGAMPLLVLACAAVAAAVSAAVAVAVLHAKDLGGGPVLYGLFVAALTGGVVAGIRTAPALVPALSRRRLLALTIAFTGVALLAAGLIPDVTTVLLILALAGVGAGLSANIGHTLLDQEAEEYRRPRTTEHLHAVVRVSVALGALIAPLVAAAIGPHRLESGKFVFAHGGAAFTLMLAGALLLPVAALVLAKVDDRSGVPLRQDLKDALLGGDDPEQGAAAAGFFIALEGGDGAGKSTQAEALAEWIRAKGHEVVLTREPGATPVGKRLRSILLDVSSAGLSHRAEALLYAADRAEHIDTVVRPALERGAVVISDRYIDSSVAYQGAGRDLSPTEIARINRWATNGLVPHLTVLLDVAPETARERFTEAPDRLESEPAEFHARVRAGFLTLAAADAGRYLVVDAGQEPEAVTTVIRHRLDQVLPLSEAEVKAREEARKKAEEEARRKAEEEAARKAEEERLERERQEQLAKLRAEEEERKRRELEEAQRREAERQAEEARRRAEEAQRKAEEERARLLAEEKARAEEEARRKAEEERRRKQAEEEARLRAEAEALRLEKQRKAEAALLRAEEARRLAEAAAAAAEAGPKNTAPKSSAPKGAPGSVTGQDAATVPTPVVTPGGTGDDTTVLRPVRDEERGPGRANAGSEADVTAELPKPPVPPRAGDETEVLPQVPNRDASGAADETAVLPPVRPGDAEETAVLPPVRPADAEETAVLPPVRGDDPADRVPPEYFRKDAPAARPDGTGTGTEDRTREMPQVDADGAPRRRRSDWAEETPLDDLPSLADELLGPHDEEPDEGRGRRGRGGRGR from the coding sequence ATGACGCGAGCCGACCACCAAACGGCCCCTCAGCCCGCCCCCGACGACGCCCTGGTCGCGGACTCCCGCGAGCGTGCCGTCCGCGCCCTGCTGCGACGACCGCAGCTGAAGCGGTTGTGGAGCGCACAGCTCGTGGGTGGCGTGGGGGACACCCTCGCCCTTCTCGTGCTGGTCGTCCTGGCCCTTCAGGCGGCCGTCGCCGAGGGCTCTTTCGGGGGCGGCTACCGGGGCGTGGCGTTCGCAGTGGCGACCGTTTTCGGGGTGCGGATCCTCGCGACCCTCCTGTTCGGCGCCGTCCTGCTCGGCCCGCTCACCGCGCTCACCTCGCAGGACGGCCCGCTCGACCGGCGCTGGACCATGGTGGGCGCCGACGGTCTGCGCGCCGCGCTGCTCATCGTCGCGCCCCTGTGGATCGACTGGACGCCGGAGAACGCACTGGCCGTCCTCCTCGTCACGGCCTTCGTGGCCGGAGTCGCCGAGCGGTTCTGGACGGTGTGCCGTGAGAGCGCCGCGCCCGCGCTGCTCCCCGCCCCGCCGCCCGAGGGGGCGACGGTCCGTCCGCTACCCGACCACATGGACGCCCTGCGCCGGCTGTCGCTGCGCACCGGCTTCGTGGCGATCCCCCTCGCCGCCGTCGCGCTGGTCGTCGCGTCCCTGTTCAACAACGTGCTGGGCGCCGGCATCGACTGGTTCGGCCAGCACCAGGCGGCCCTCGCCTCCTACGTGGCCGCCGGGCTGTTCGCCGCGTCCCTGTCCGTGCTGACCTTCCTGGAGCTGCCCGGTACGCGCACGCCGCGCGCGCGGTCGCCGCTCGAGGGACTGCGCCGCCCGAGGACCGGCACCGGCTCCGACAAGGGCCGCACCGGCGCGATGCCGCTGCTGGTCCTGGCCTGCGCCGCCGTCGCCGCGGCGGTGTCGGCCGCCGTCGCGGTGGCCGTGCTGCACGCCAAGGACCTGGGCGGCGGCCCGGTGCTCTACGGCCTGTTCGTGGCCGCGCTGACCGGCGGTGTCGTCGCCGGCATCCGTACGGCGCCCGCCCTGGTGCCCGCGCTGTCGCGCCGCCGGCTGCTCGCGCTGACCATCGCCTTCACCGGTGTCGCCCTGCTGGCCGCCGGGCTGATCCCGGACGTCACCACGGTGCTGCTGATCCTCGCGCTGGCCGGCGTCGGCGCGGGCCTGTCCGCCAACATCGGGCACACCCTCCTCGACCAGGAGGCCGAGGAGTACCGGCGGCCCCGCACGACGGAGCACCTGCACGCGGTCGTCCGGGTCAGCGTGGCACTCGGCGCGCTCATCGCCCCGCTGGTCGCGGCGGCGATCGGGCCGCACCGGCTGGAGAGCGGCAAGTTCGTCTTCGCGCACGGCGGCGCGGCCTTCACGCTGATGCTGGCCGGTGCCCTGCTGCTGCCGGTCGCCGCGCTGGTGCTGGCCAAGGTCGACGACCGTTCCGGTGTGCCGCTGCGGCAGGACCTGAAGGACGCGCTGCTCGGCGGCGACGACCCGGAGCAGGGGGCCGCGGCCGCCGGCTTCTTCATCGCCCTGGAGGGCGGCGACGGCGCCGGCAAGTCCACGCAGGCCGAGGCGCTCGCCGAGTGGATCCGCGCCAAGGGCCACGAGGTCGTGCTGACGCGCGAGCCCGGTGCGACGCCGGTGGGCAAGCGGCTGCGGTCGATCCTGCTGGACGTGTCGAGCGCGGGCCTGTCGCACCGCGCGGAGGCGCTGCTGTACGCGGCCGACCGGGCCGAGCACATCGACACCGTCGTACGGCCCGCCCTGGAGCGTGGCGCGGTCGTCATCTCCGACCGGTACATCGACTCCTCCGTCGCCTACCAGGGTGCCGGCCGCGACCTGTCGCCGACCGAGATCGCCCGGATCAACCGCTGGGCGACGAACGGACTCGTGCCGCATCTGACCGTGCTGCTGGACGTCGCGCCGGAGACCGCGCGCGAGCGGTTCACCGAGGCGCCGGACCGGCTGGAGTCGGAGCCCGCCGAGTTCCACGCGCGCGTGCGGGCCGGTTTCCTGACCCTGGCCGCCGCCGACGCCGGGCGGTACCTGGTGGTGGACGCCGGCCAGGAGCCCGAGGCCGTCACGACGGTCATCCGGCACCGGCTCGACCAGGTGCTGCCCCTGTCCGAGGCCGAGGTCAAGGCACGGGAGGAGGCGCGGAAGAAGGCCGAGGAGGAAGCCCGCCGCAAGGCCGAGGAAGAGGCCGCCCGCAAGGCCGAGGAGGAGCGCCTGGAGCGCGAGCGCCAGGAGCAGCTCGCCAAGCTGCGCGCCGAGGAGGAGGAGCGCAAGCGCCGCGAGCTGGAGGAGGCGCAGCGCCGCGAGGCCGAACGGCAGGCGGAGGAGGCCCGGCGACGGGCCGAGGAAGCGCAGCGGAAGGCCGAGGAGGAGCGGGCCCGGCTCCTCGCGGAGGAGAAGGCGCGCGCCGAGGAGGAGGCCCGCCGCAAGGCGGAGGAGGAGCGGCGCCGCAAGCAGGCCGAGGAGGAGGCGCGACTGCGTGCCGAGGCCGAGGCGCTCCGGCTGGAGAAGCAGCGCAAGGCCGAGGCGGCGCTGCTGCGGGCCGAGGAGGCCCGCCGGCTCGCCGAGGCGGCAGCGGCTGCGGCCGAGGCCGGGCCGAAGAACACGGCTCCGAAGAGTTCCGCTCCGAAGGGCGCCCCGGGTTCCGTGACCGGTCAGGACGCGGCGACCGTGCCCACGCCGGTGGTGACACCGGGCGGTACGGGGGACGACACGACGGTGCTGCGCCCGGTGCGGGACGAAGAGCGGGGTCCGGGCCGGGCCAACGCCGGGTCGGAGGCCGACGTGACGGCCGAGCTGCCCAAGCCACCGGTTCCGCCTCGCGCCGGGGACGAGACCGAGGTGCTGCCGCAGGTGCCGAACCGGGACGCCTCCGGTGCGGCCGACGAGACGGCGGTACTGCCTCCGGTCCGGCCGGGCGACGCCGAGGAGACCGCGGTGCTGCCCCCGGTCCGGCCGGCGGACGCCGAGGAGACGGCCGTCCTGCCGCCGGTGCGCGGGGACGACCCGGCGGACCGGGTGCCGCCCGAGTACTTCCGCAAGGACGCCCCGGCCGCCCGGCCCGACGGTACCGGTACCGGTACCGAGGACCGTACGCGGGAGATGCCCCAGGTCGACGCCGACGGGGCGCCGCGCCGCCGCCGGTCCGACTGGGCCGAGGAGACGCCGCTGGACGACCTGCCCTCGCTGGCGGACGAGCTGCTCGGGCCGCACGACGAGGAGCCGGACGAGGGACGCGGCCGCCGCGGCAGGGGTGGCCGGGGGCGCTGA